From the Trifolium pratense cultivar HEN17-A07 linkage group LG4, ARS_RC_1.1, whole genome shotgun sequence genome, the window aatttccccaaatttcaacatggtatcagagccatggTATCCACCTTGAAACATAATTCCGCTGCAATTTTCCCCGAGATTTAACTCTCGATTATTCTTCGTTTTACTTAcctttttgttcatatatgctttacttaacctttttttcatataaaccctagccgtcattgaaatttctttttattctgttacccgtttgtgatcccttaatttgcgggcataccccgtttgtgatcccttaatttgcgggcataccccgtttgttatcccttaatccgcgggcataccccgtttgtgataccttaatccgcgggcataccccgtttgttttcccttaatccgcgggcataccccgtttgtgatcccttaatttgcgggcataccccgtttgttatcccttaatccgcgggcataccccgtttgtgatcccttaatttgcgggcataccccgtttgttttcccttaatccgcgggcataccccgtttgtgatacgttaatccgcgggcataccccgtttgtgatactTTAATCTGCGgatatttttacttaatttgataTGGATTCATCTCTTCGGCCGCTCCTCTACTGCTTCTTTGGTTGCTGCTCTTCGTTGgcttgctatcaatggatttaatttattttagggttaattttgtaacaagcttaaagcttagtaagctttagcttgagggggagtgttagaatatagaaaatattatattatttgttgagaaaatatctctatgatttggtttgtttattataatattataatattatttggtttgtttattcttagccctataataaagggatttagtttagatttaaatttattcacttggatataaataccaaggtagtatcatactatttgataatgtaaataatgtaaatattgtaattagggttattgacatcattatcaataatattttattgttccttattattttctcctattctttcaCCTAAATTTCCCCAAATTTCAACAATTAACATACCTCTTCATGTTCAATAGTATGGCCAAGAGGCATGATTATTTGATTGCCTGTGAATCTTGTAGGCCTCATCCCTGGATAGGCATAGTTTCCAGCTTTCAATGATGCGGCACAATAAGCATCGACATTGAAATCAGCCCATTCCGAGCGGTGCTCCCTTAAAAAGCGAACCAAAACTGCAGGAGGAACGTTCTGCAAGCAAAGCAGTACAACAAATTGTTATGTAACATTTCAGAGGCAAACACTATTGAAACTACACGACGTTGATTTCTCAAGACTCACTTGGAGCAACATAGAAGCTTTTGCACAGAGAATTCCTCCAAGGAATGTAAGGGAACTTGCTGGATTAGAAGTGCTACTCAAGTTCTTGGTTGAATTAACAGCAATAATTACATCCTCAGCGCCATCACAGTTCAGTATAGACCAACCATCGTCATTGAATCCATTTACAGCATCATTGAAGCCTCTGCAAATATAATACATCAGTTTTCCgctaaaataacattaatacGAATCAAATACAATATTGTAAAAATCAATGTTCCAGAACTGCAGACAGATATGACCTTCAAGGAAGCGAATTATTTCATGTGGTTACCTGCTCAATCTTTGGCTGAATGTTCGCAAAACAGCAGGCTGTCTACCCAATCCATATACAACTTCACCACTTGATTCCTGAGCTATTTGCCTAATATATCGAAGTGCCTATCATAAAAGACGCCAATAACATTAGTCAACAAAATTTTGCAATGAATTCTACTTTATGAATTAACAATACTGAACTTACCGCAATGGTCATTTTTTGAGCCACCACTTTTGGTGATTCGTAAAGTGGCCGTAGCACTTCTGGAACACTCCACGGCTAAAGACAAGAATAAACAAATTAACATACATAacggatgaaaaatatataaagtctCATTGTTAAGATGTCGAACCTCAAGATTTAAATGGTCTACAATGTGGATGATTGAACCTCCACCATCGCATGGTCGAATCAAGTAGCCACTTGGGAGTGTTTCGGCCCTTACAAACTGAGCAGCAACAGCCGGATTAGGGCCAGTGCCAGAACCGGACAGGGACCTCTCACAGACCTTCAAAATGGGAATCAAAATGCATGAGCTAAGTATGCTAAATCATCTCATAACGACAGCACAGTAAGGTCTGCTTTCATAGGTAACTTCTATGCAACTATTATTATGCATCAGATGACAAAATATACTTACCACAATACTACCGTTCTCCAAAGTTGTAGTGTATCTCAGAGTCCAGAAATCCCGGGCAGGAGCTAGCGTTGTTGGAGCATATGTCTGTAGCCGACTTGAACGTTACTCACAGGTATTATAAGCAAATAGAAATCAGATGTTAAAAGTTATTTGAACCTCACCTGTGTGTAAACAAGCTCAACGGTTCCTCCATTTCCGGCAGGAAACATTGTGAAAACTTCTAGGTTCCGACATTCTCGAAACCAAGATAAACGATCTTTAAGGATCTCTGCAATCTGTTGAAAATTTGGGATTcagaatttcaaattcaaaccaCACTTTTACATCCTATTTGGAAGTGTGAATTTACCTTCGTAGGTTCTAAACTAACAAGACCACATGCTCGAGCTGCTACTCCACTACCACTTTGTGAAATAGCAAAGATCCCAACCGAATCCGGACCAGGCTGGCATtgagaaatataaaatttaatagagGTAATCCACATTACTTTAGTAGAAGAAACTTAGACTTCATATTCAAATCAGCATAATATCATaataaaacttataataattatCTTCTAAAAGCCGTGACCAATGTTTTTAAAAATGGACTGAACCAGCTGGCTAGTTTTTCCGGTTGTTTTGATTCTGATTATACCTTAAGTTGTTTtgattcttattttttatttgtcatcctgGTTGAACCGATCGAACCATGACCCGAATGTCTAACCGGTTTGATCTTCGctccaatttttaaaatatcagcCACGAGCACTAATTTAATTACTAAGTTTATAGCAAGGAGTACTAATAACAAACCTTCATCCCAGGCATCTGGACCCAATCAACAGCAGTTCCTGTAGCCTTTGAAAGGAACTCTGTCAAAGTCTCCTCCGCAATTGATAGGAGTCTACAAAGGATTACACAATAGAAAAAGAATTACGAAACATTcaagatgaaaaataaaaattcacaaaaagTTCATTTCATAAGCCTTCAACTTACCCAGCAGGGTTATTAGCATCTCTTTTGGAATTCTGAGGAGTTGTAACCACTGAATCACAACTTGCATCAGTATTTGCTGCTGATGGCTGCATAGATCAATACAACCAAAGTTTTACTTATTTTCATTGCAtgactaagaaaaaaaatataaaatccaTTAATATCACGGTGGATATGTCAGTAGGTCACCGTGATTCTGGCATACttaccgtgataccaaacatagttACAACGTTAATTTTGAATCCGATTAAAAGTTAATTGAATgtaaaatgatttatatttgaatACATTCATGTAATAAGTTTGAAGTTAAAAATCAATTGTAGAGGCAAAATCTCTTAATTCTTGATTCAAGAGAATCAATACTAGTTGAGAATatccaaacatgtcaaaatcgAATCAATTTTGCTTCCTCAAAAAGTAGAATTATGACATGAAACATCATGTTCCTCACACACACTTACAGTATGCAATTGCTGTCTCATAAATCCATTCTCACACACAAGCTGTGACACTTGTTTCTGTAATCTATCATTTTCCTCCATCAACAACTTGTTCATTGCAGATAATTTCCTATTCACAGTTTGAAGCCTTGAAGCCTCTTTTCTTTGCTTCTCTCTACATCTGCACCACAATTCAAAACCACATCTAAGTGAAGTTGAAACTTGTAAAAAACAAAGATTTGAAACAAAGTTTTCAAGAGGGGTTAAGTACCTTCGATTTTGGAACCAAACCTTGATTTGTTTAGGTTCAATGTTGGAAAGAATAGGACACTCACGAATCAATTGTTGTCTTCTCATAGAACTAGGTTTAGGACACTCAGCATAAACCCTTTCCAAAGCTTCAACTTGTTCAGAAGTGTACCTAACATATTTTCCTGAATCAAGATGCTTATCAATGCTTCCACCACTGCTACTACTTTCTCTATGATGAGCCACAGCCATAGCCATATTTCTCAGACTCCaaggaagaagaaaattgtTGGGTCTAGTAAAGAATGTAACTTTATATGAGAAATTGAAGAGATTTAATGAAAAAAGACAAGTTTAAGGAAAATTGAAAATGGGTTTGTGTGaatgaaagaaaatgaagaagaaagtttggttttttttttctttgttccttCACCTTCTACTGTTCCTTCAACTTTGACCACTAACAACACCATTACCTTGTGAACCAAGGtgggtttttttatttatttattattgatttAAAGGTTAGTGGAATCCATAAAAATGAAagtgaaagagaaagagaagggtggtttgaaaaattgaatctttctttcttttgaacAAGATAAGTTTGAAATGGAGCTTGAGGTAGAAGGAAGGAATATGGAGTTTGTAAGAAGATAACTTTGTTTGGAATAGAAAGTGAAGTTGTCCTTGTCTTTGTCTTTGTCTTTGTCTTTTGTCTTGTCTAATTAGTTGCAGTGTTGTTTTGAAGCATCTGAATCAGAATCAAGGAGATGAAAAACCCTAATAAGCATTGTTGGTGGTGATGGAGGAAAGGGAGATTGAAGAGAAGAGTGGAATAAAGGGAGAGAATAGAAGAGAATAGAAGTGAGCTCGGATATCGAGAAACATGGCATGAGACTgatgtttttttggtttataaaacACTAGGACAATAAACATTTTCAGAGCATTTACGTCTTTGTCCTTATTCTTGTCGTGTTGCTTCCAATTTACATCTTCCAAATTTTACCCTACacatttaatttcaataacttttttttttgaatttaacGCACTAATTGTGATAACTGTGATGATTGATATTTTCACTATTCGATCATTAGAGTGATTCTGTTTTATATAGTTATTAGTTCAGAGTATAACACAATTCGACAAGCCTGCGCCTAAACAAATTAACCGACACTAATAGTGCGATCCTATTACACGCCTGATACTTGATCCACAAGCAGCTAAcaaaaaaataagctaaattcAATAAAGTCTCTCCTGAAATGAACTATATACAAACACAAATAGGCTAGTTTAACAGATAAACAAAATACAAGAAAACTTTAAGAATAATCAATCTAATTAAAGACAGTCACATGTGTCAAGATTGTCTATACGTTTTCAGAAGGCTTCAAACTTCAAGGTCTTGGTCATTATATATGCTAGTTGCTCTTGAGTGCTTACTTCAGATCAACAACTCCTTCTTTAGTAAGATCTCTTACGAAATGATATCTCACATCTATGTGGTTGAACCTGCCATGCATAACAGGATTCCTTGACAATTTTATGGATGAACTGTTATCACATAGAAATATAGTTCCATTGTGTTGATAAAATATTCTTTTGAGCCACACTGCTTGACAAGCACAAGATGTTGCGGCAACAAATTCGGCTTATGTGGTAGATAAAGTGACAATGGTTTGCTTCTTTGAAGACCATGAAATTAGATCTTTAACCATATACAAACATATCCATATGTGCTTTTCCTTTAGGGCATCTCGAAATTCTCTTAGCTACAGCCAAATGAATTTCAGTAGGTCTCTCCATATATCTAGCAATCAAACACACTAAGAAGACGAGACCATGTCTATTGTATAGTAGCTAAGAGATACATGAGACTACcaattatttgtttatattcaGTAGCATCAACATCTTTAGTTAACTTGTTATCAATTACAATAGAGTTACAAACTTTTACAATTCTTCATTCCAAACCTTATTAGAATATCTTGAGCATATTTTTACCaatgaataaaaatatcattGTCAAATTGCTTAATTTCAAATCCTAAAAAATATCTCATCTTACCAAGTTCAGCCATAACAAACTTGCTCTTCATGGATTTTTGGAAGTTTTCCGACATACCTTTACCAATACTAGTATATATGATCATCAACATACATGCTCACAATTAACATTATTTCTTTGTCATTTTGTTTCACATGAGGTCATTTGAAAAATAGTTCTTGAGTGAAATATGATTCAATTTTGCTATACCAAACTCTAGGTGTCTACTTTATTCCATATAGAGTTTTTCTGAGCTTATAGATTTTATTCCTTCTGTCTGTCTGATAGTCAGGGGGTTGCTTTACATACACATCCTCAACCAATTCATCGTGTAAGAAAGCACTATTCACATAAGTTGATCTACATTCCACCCTTTGCTAGCTATCAAAACAAGTATATAACTCTGATAGTGTCCCTCATGTTCACATACTTCATTATAGTCAACTCCATATTGTTAACTGCACCCCTTTGCCACTAATCTTGCCTTATACTTTTCTATTTTCCCACTTTCATTGTACTTAGTTTTGTAAATCCACTTCACACCAATTTTCTTACTCCCACTTGGTAAGTTAATTAGCAAAGTCTTAAGTATCATTTCTTTCAATAGGCTCAATCTCTTGATCCACTTTCTTTCACCACATCCTTAGCAGCTTCCACATAAGTGTTTGGATCATAATAACTATTGAACACAACTAGATTATGCAACTCTCCACCCTCCCTATTTTTAAGATTCAATGTATAATCTTTGACCCAAACAAGTGGTATTCTTACTCTTGGAGTTAGTTCTACAGACTCATAATCTGAATTTTCTGTGTCACTCACCTGCTCAACAATataaaatcatcatcatcatcatcatctagtTTGTGTTGGAGGAAGAGAGATAGACGAACGGATTTGGTGTGAAAAAGTGGATTATAAGAAAAGACATGTGTCACTATGTTACTGTTAAGAAAATCAATGGTAGAGATTAATTTTGCTAacgaaaataaattatagaattatttttcattagttttaaaatatatggACCATTCTTGACTATATAGCAAAATGtaagactaaaaatatatttaactcttcATTTAAATgagtcatgttaacatgtgtcctaaTGACACATGATAAAATatccaaatataaaaaattagcatttaataacatagaaaatttaatgcttaaaacaTTAAAGGCACAAGTTCCAagataatattttcaaatttacttatttaataTATGCCCTTAGGGCACACGTTAATATTTCTCTTAAAACTATTATTTCAATACACTCTCTAATCAAGTAAAACCCATCACTTTATTGGATTTTATTCTTAAAAGGTTGGCCTACATGAATTCTATCCAATTTAAGAATTAATGATAATAAGAGGAACTAGGCCAACTCATTGAACGAAGTTCAGATATGCTCCATTAGCTTATCCTCCATTAGCTTCCATTACCTTGTTCAGATCGTGACACGTGGATAAAAATTTATCAATAGTCCAAATTTAAAATGTTCTCTCTTCCTGACACTGTGTAAACATCTCTCTTCCTTGCAATACAtctatcttcatcttcttccttgttGCTACAACACTGCTCGACATTTCCTCACAACTGGTCGCCGTCAAATCTCTCTCCGGCCCAACGCCGTCGCCCCACTGGTTTAGATTAGATTGGAAAATTATATTCTTCTTATTCCTTTCACAACAACCCCATCTTActtctttctctcaattttcGTCTTCTCAGTCAAAATAAAACAACTCTCAATCTCTACGCCGCATCTCCATCTCTCTATCAATAATGTCTCTCACTAACGGTCGCCGACAAGACGTCTTCTTCCTCACCGCTGCCGCCGCGGTGTCTCACCGCCACTTTCCCTTTTcaattgcataaaaataaacaatgaaaatgaaactagaAAAACCATTACAGCATAAAATTCATAgtataataacaacaataataccttcaaaaacaataatattataataacaacATAATACCCGTTCCTAACTAATTAATGtatcaaaacaataacaacatgaacaagaacaaaaagTTATAGTTTTAAAAACCAATAATACCTTGGCCAAAAATAGTAGCATCGGTGATGTTGGGTGGTCGGAGGAACAGAGATATTTTAAAACTGAAAGTAGCGAAAATGACGGCGACGACGGTTGAACGGATAGAGAAGGGTGACAACATGTGAGCAAGTGTGTTAGTACTGACAATGAGATGGGACGGTGACGGAGTTGGGATGGAGAGTGATTTGTGTGAGGAGATGACGGTATTGCAACaacaaggaagaagatgaagagcaATGTATTGCAAGCAACGGGGAAATTTACAATTTAcgtgtttctttctttttgttcttttattatttttccttaCATATTAAATCTGGACCATTGATAAATTGTTATCCACGTGTCACGATCTGAACAATGTAATGAAAGCTAATGGAGGATAAGCTAATGGAGCATATCTGAACTCGAACGAAGTAATCTCATAATGAAAAGAATCAATATTCAAATCTCAATTAATAAATGTGTCAATATTTAATGTCGAGCGAGTCTTAAGTATATAATTAGAAATAAATCtaatgaaaaactaaaaaaaatgctatcataaaaaaaaaaatgttaaggtGAATATTGTTAGcactatatttttaaaataacaaaatttaaaaacaaataaagtaATAGAAAGTGGAATATTGACGCATATATAGCCCTCGATAGCAAATTAAATTATGACGTGTCATTTCCATGTTTTGCCTGCTTTTGGTTTTGGCATGCGCCAAAAGTAGTGTCACGTGCTTCCCATAAATAAAATGCTTACGCAGCATATaggtatattattttttatttattaatatctAAAAAGAAAGTACATTACAATCTGGGATGTTCCAAGTAAATTCATtcatatataatgcgatgttgGTATTTTTACCGACTAAGTTAATATAATCTCATAAGaacacaaaatatattcttctAAAAAAGAAGTATAGTATTAATATCCTTGgataatatttgttgtttactaCTCAATTAATAACTATTAGTTAAACTCAagaattttaattgaaaaaaatcgagttcaaatcaaaataatattttaccaaattttatttatattttaatcgaattaTATTAGATTTCTCCTTTAATAGTTAAGAGTTAGGTggattaatttagtttttttttttttaaaa encodes:
- the LOC123919949 gene encoding homeobox-leucine zipper protein REVOLUTA-like isoform X2, translated to MAMAVAHHRESSSSGGSIDKHLDSGKYVRYTSEQVEALERVYAECPKPSSMRRQQLIRECPILSNIEPKQIKVWFQNRRCREKQRKEASRLQTVNRKLSAMNKLLMEENDRLQKQVSQLVCENGFMRQQLHTPSAANTDASCDSVVTTPQNSKRDANNPAGLLSIAEETLTEFLSKATGTAVDWVQMPGMKPGPDSVGIFAISQSGSGVAARACGLVSLEPTKIAEILKDRLSWFRECRNLEVFTMFPAGNGGTVELVYTQTYAPTTLAPARDFWTLRYTTTLENGSIVVCERSLSGSGTGPNPAVAAQFVRAETLPSGYLIRPCDGGGSIIHIVDHLNLEPWSVPEVLRPLYESPKVVAQKMTIAALRYIRQIAQESSGEVVYGLGRQPAVLRTFSQRLSRGFNDAVNGFNDDGWSILNCDGAEDVIIAVNSTKNLSSTSNPASSLTFLGGILCAKASMLLQNVPPAVLVRFLREHRSEWADFNVDAYCAASLKAGNYAYPGMRPTRFTGNQIIMPLGHTIEHEEMLEVIRLEGHSLAQEDAFVSRDIHLLQICSGTDENAVGTCSELIFAPIDEMFPDDAPLVPSGFRIIPLDSKPGDKKDTPNSNRTLDLMTSGLEVGPATTHGGADSSSSQNTRSVLTIAFQFPFDSNMQNNVVIMARQYVRSVISSVQRVAMAISPSGINPAVGAKLSPGSPEAVTLAHWICQSYSYYLGSDLLRSDSLVGDLMLKQLWHHPDAILCCSLKSQPVFVFANQAGLDMLETTLVALQDITLDKIFDESGRKALCGDFAKLMQQGFAYLPTGMCMSTMGRHVSYEQAISWKVLTADDNSVHCLAFSFINWSFV
- the LOC123919949 gene encoding homeobox-leucine zipper protein REVOLUTA-like isoform X1 — translated: MAMAVAHHRESSSSGGSIDKHLDSGKYVRYTSEQVEALERVYAECPKPSSMRRQQLIRECPILSNIEPKQIKVWFQNRRCREKQRKEASRLQTVNRKLSAMNKLLMEENDRLQKQVSQLVCENGFMRQQLHTPSAANTDASCDSVVTTPQNSKRDANNPAGLLSIAEETLTEFLSKATGTAVDWVQMPGMKPGPDSVGIFAISQSGSGVAARACGLVSLEPTKIAEILKDRLSWFRECRNLEVFTMFPAGNGGTVELVYTQTYAPTTLAPARDFWTLRYTTTLENGSIVVCERSLSGSGTGPNPAVAAQFVRAETLPSGYLIRPCDGGGSIIHIVDHLNLEPWSVPEVLRPLYESPKVVAQKMTIAALRYIRQIAQESSGEVVYGLGRQPAVLRTFSQRLSRGFNDAVNGFNDDGWSILNCDGAEDVIIAVNSTKNLSSTSNPASSLTFLGGILCAKASMLLQNVPPAVLVRFLREHRSEWADFNVDAYCAASLKAGNYAYPGMRPTRFTGNQIIMPLGHTIEHEEMLEVIRLEGHSLAQEDAFVSRDIHLLQICSGTDENAVGTCSELIFAPIDEMFPDDAPLVPSGFRIIPLDSKPGDKKDTPNSNRTLDLMTSGLEVGPATTHGGADSSSSQNTRSVLTIAFQFPFDSNMQNNVVIMARQYVRSVISSVQRVAMAISPSGINPAVGAKLSPGSPEAVTLAHWICQSYRQVYIFILNISSILVDVLYIFSEKSLTCSSFALISYYLGSDLLRSDSLVGDLMLKQLWHHPDAILCCSLKSQPVFVFANQAGLDMLETTLVALQDITLDKIFDESGRKALCGDFAKLMQQGFAYLPTGMCMSTMGRHVSYEQAISWKVLTADDNSVHCLAFSFINWSFV